The nucleotide sequence AGAGGCGGACACCACGCGAGAGGGCGCGGGACTGGGGCATGGCAATCTCGATTCGGGAGGAGTGGCGGGGGCGGCGCCGCGGGCCAGGGGTTCCTGGCGGGCCGGCAAGGGGAGCCTATTAAGTCATGCGTGTGTTGTCTATTGCGTCACCATGTGACGTGCCTCGCAGTCGACAAGGCCCCCGACGGCCCGGGCCAGACGCCGGCGACGAGCGCGGGCAGCACCGCCCCGGCCGAGCCGCGCAGCGCGTGCGTCACCGCGCCGCTCAGCTCGGTCTCCACGGGGTTCACCTCGACGACGGCGACCCCGGCTCCCAGCGCCACGAACGGCAGGGACGCGGCCGGCTGGATCAGGCCCGAGGTGCCGACGACGAGGGCCAGGTCGCAGCGCTCCAGCGCCTCGTAGGCGCGCTCCCACGGCTCCTGCGGCAGCATCTCGCCGAACCACACCACGCCCGGCCGGATCCGTCCCGTCCCGCACGCCGGGCACGCCGGCGGCGCCTCACGCAGCATCGCCTCCAGGTCCGCCTCCGAGCCGGCCGCGTCCACGTCCGAGGGCGCGCCCGGGTCCACGTCCGCCGGGGCCCCGCACTCGGCGCAGCGGTGTTCGAACAGCGAGCCGTGCAGGTGCGCGAGCACGCGGGCGCCGGCCCGCTCGTGCAGGTCGTCCACGTTCTGGGTGACCACCTCCAGGTCGGGTGTGCGGCGCTGCCAGGCGGCGACGGCGTCGTGCCCCGGATTCGGTCGGCGGGCCCGCACCATCCGGGCACGCCACCGGTACCAGGACCACACGAGCGCGGGATCGGCGAGGAACGCCTCCTCCGTGGCGAGCTGTTCCGCGGAGAAGCGCTCCCACAGGCCGGTCTGGGCGTCACGGAACGTGGGGATGCCGGACTCGGCGCTCATCCCCGCCCCGGAGAGCACCACGGGACGCTCGGCGGCGGCCACGAGCGCGCGGACGGCGTCCAGCGCGCCAGGGTCGAGGTCGGGAGCGGAGGCGGCGAGGACGGGGTGCGGATCGGCGAGGACGGGGGCGGAGGCGGCGAGGACGGGGTGCGGATCGGCCATGTCCCCAGCCTAGGCAGGCGGCACGGGTGGGCGCCCCCCTCGTCCGGGGGCGGTTTGCGGCGTTATTCCGTCGGAATACCGCCGAATATCGCCCCCGGACCACGGTGTGGGGTCAGGCGATGTCGGGCGCCGTCGTCGGCAGGCCCGTGCCGGCGGCGCGGGCGAGGGCCCGGCGCAGGCCGCGGGCCTTGAGGAGGACCTCGTCGTGCTCGGCGGCCGGGTCAGAGTCCGCGACGATCGCCCCGCCGGCCCCCACGGACCAGCGGCCCCCGGCGAGCACGGCCGTGCGGATCACGACGGACAACGACGTCGTCCCGTCCGCGCCCAGCATCCCCAGCGCTCCGGAGTACACGCCGCGCGGAGAGGCCTCCCACGCGGCCAGCAGTTCGACGCTGCGGCGCTTCGGCGCGCCCGTCATCGACCCGCCGGGGAAGAGGGAGCGCACCACGTCCACCGGGTCGACGCCGGCCCGTGCCGTGCCCGTGACGGTGGAGACGAGCTGGTGGACGGTCGCGTAGCTCTCCACCGCCATGAGGGAGGGCACCTGCACGGAGCCGGGCTCGCACACCCGGGAGAGGTCGTTGCGCAGCAGGTCCACGATCATGAGATTCTCGGCGCGTGTCTTGGGGTCGGCGGCGAGCGCGCGGGCCGCCTCGGCGTCCTCGGCCGGGTCGGCCAGTCGGGCGGCCGTGCCCTTGATCGGTTTGGTGCTGTACCGCCCGTCCCGGCCGGAGAGGAAGCGCTCGGGGGAGGCGGAGACCACGGCCCACCGGCGGGCGCCCGTGCCGTGCTCCAGCAGCGCCGCATACGGGGCCGGCTGGTGCGCGGCGAGCTCGTGGAAGAGGACCAGCGGGTCCACGCGCAGCCCGGCGTCGGCGTCGAAGCGGGTGGTCAGGCACAGCTCGTAGGAGTCGCCGGCGTGCAGCGCGGCGCGGCAGCGGGCGATCTGCTCGGCGTATGCTGCCCGGTTCTCGCGCCACGTGCCCGGCGCCTCCTCGTCGGCCCGGGATTCCGGGCCGGCGTTCTCCGGGGGCGGCACGACGGCGTCGCCCGCCGCCGTCTCGAGAGCGCGGCGGGCCGCGGCGAGGGCACGGCGCACGTCCACTGCCCAGCGGTCGACCCCGGCCTCCGCGGCGGTCGGATCGAGGGAGACGACGCAGCAGTGCAGCACCCCGGCCGCATGGTCCGCCACGACGTAGCGGGACGGGCGCACCCAGAACTGCGCGGGCAGGGCTGCGGGGTCCCCGGGTCGACGTGAGGGCGGGGACACCCCCAGATCCGCCAGGCCGAGCTCGTAGCCGAGCCAGCCGACCAGGCCGCCGCGCAGGGGCAGGCCCTCGCCGCCGACCACCGGTCGGGGCGCGGCCGCGGCCGCGAGGTCGGCCCACGCGCGGTCCGGATCGGCGGGGTCGTCGTGCCGGACCAGCCGCGTGCCGGGGGAGGGCACGCGACCCTGCTCCTCGCCGAGCACATCCAGCCCGTCGCCCGCCACGGACCAGCGCGCCTCGGCCGGGTCCGGCAGGGCGGAGTCCAACCAGAACGACGCGGCCCCGCGCATGACGGCGTGCGCATAGACCGCGGCCACGGCGCTCGCCGCCGTGTGCCCGGCCGCCGCGAGCGCCGCGGCGTCGAGCGTGCGCACGGCCACATGCAACGGGGTGGCGGCGGCCTCGGGCGGTGCGGGGGCGGTGGGCATGGCCCCCAGCGTAGGGGTCAGCCCCCGCCCGGATCGCTCCGTACGCTGGCGGCATGCCGTCCGCACCGCCCCGCCGCGCCCTGGTCGCCGCGCTCGAACGCCACCAGGTGGCGCTGTACCTCGCGGGGATCGCCGCGGGCGCCGTCGTCGGGTGGGCCGTGCCCGGGGCCGACGCGTGGGCGGTGCTCGTCGAGCCGGTCCTCGCGCTGCTCCTGCTGGCGACGTTCCTGGCGGTGCCGTTCGCCGCGCTGGGCGCGGGCCTGCGGGACGGCAGGTTCCTCACGGCACTGCTGGTCCTGAACTTCGTGGTGGTGCCGGCGGTGGTGTTCGGGCTGAGCCGGTTCGTGGCCCACGACGACGCGCTGCTCGTGGGCGTGCTCCTCGTGCTGCTGGCCCCGTGCGTGGACTATGTCATCGCGTTCACCGCGCTCGCGGGCGGGGCGGCCGAGAGGCTGCTGGCGGCGGCTCCGCTGCTCATGCTCGTCCAGCTGGTCGTGCTGCCCGTGCTGCTGCGCGTCGTCGCCGGCGAGGCGGCCGTGGCCGCGGTCGACGTCGGGCCCTTCGTCCGTGCCCTGGTCATGCTGATCCTGGTGCCGCTCGCGCTCGCGGCGCTGCTCCAGTGGGGTGCGGTGCGCGGCCGCGGTGGGGTGCGGGACACGGCGGCCGGGGTAGTGCGCGGGTTCACGGCGGCGATGGTCCCGCTCATGGTCGTCACGCTGTTCACGGTGGTCGCCTCGCAGATCCGCGGGGTGGGGGAGCGGCTGCCCGCGCTGGCCGCCGTCGTGCCCCTGTTCGCGGCGTTCGCCGCCGTGATGGTGGCCCTCGGCGTGGTGGCCGCGCGGTGGGCGCGTCTCGACGTGCCCGCAGGACGGGCGCTCGTGTTCTCGGGCGTGACGCGGAACTCCCTGGTCGTGCTGCCGCTGGCGCTGTCCCTGCCGGCGAGCCTGGACCCGGCCCCACTCGTGGTGGTGACGCAGACGCTCGTGGAGCTCGGGGCGATGGTGAGCCTCGTCCGGCTGGTGCCCCGGCTGCTGCCGCTGCACGGGCAGTCCGCGGGGGCGGGCGCGCGGCGAACCGTGACCTGACCGCCCACAATGTTGCCTTTCCGTGACCGGAATCACGGTACCGGGTGGCTATCGTGGGCGACATGAGCCTCTCGTTCGTGTCCTCGGCGCGCCGCCGGCGTGGCGGCCTGGCTTCGGCAGCACTGTTCCACCCGCTCGTGGAGGCGGCCACCGGCGCCCTGCCCGTGATCGACCCGGTGACCGGCCGCCCGGCGGAGCCGGCCGACGCCCGCCCGGGGTCCGGGCACTCGACTCCTGCACAGGGCCCGCAGGAGTCCCGCGCGTCCACGGAGGCCGGTTCCGCTCGGGGCTGACCGCTCCGCCCCGTCCCTAGAATGGTCCCCATGGCTGGACTGATCGTGCGCAAGGACATCGACCTCGTCCGCGAGCGCACGGACCTCAAGGCCGTGGTGGAGGAGTTCGTCACCCTGCGCTCGGCGGGTGTGGGCTCGTTCAAGGGGCTGTGCCCGTTCCACGACGAGCGGACGCCGTCGTTCCACGTGCGCCCCGGCGTGGGCACCTATCACTGCTTCGGCTGCGGCGCGCACGGGGACGTCATCAGCTTCCTGATGGAACTCGAGCACACCACGTTCATGGAGACCGTGGAGCGTCTGGCGTCCCGGGTGGGGGTGGAGCTGCACTACGAGGACGGCGGCACCGGCCCGGACAAGGCGGAGACGGGGCGCCGTCGTCGCCTGTTCGAGGCGAACAAGGTGGCGGACGAGTTCTTCCGTCGGGCCCTCGGCTCGCCCGAGGCCCAGGCCGCCCGCGACTTCCTCACCCAGCGCGGGTTCACACAGGAGCACGCGGCGCAGTTCGGCCTCGGGTACGCCCCGCAGGGGTGGTCGCACCTGCTGGACCACCTCCGGCAGCGCGGCTTCCGGGACGAGGAGCTGCGCGCCTCCGGGCTGGTGTCCGAGGGGCAGCGCGGCCTGTACGACCGGTTCCGCGGCCGCCTGCTCTGGCCCATCCGGGACATGACCGGCGCGACCATCGGCTTCGGCGCCCGCAAGCTCTACGACGACGATCCCGGCCCCAAGTACCTGAACACCCCCGAGACGCCGCTCTACAAGAAGTCGCAGGTGCTCTACGGCATCGACCTGGCCAAGCGGACGATCGCCAAGGAGCGCCAGCTGGTGCTCGTCGAGGGCTACACGGACGTGATGGCGGCCCACCTGGCCGGCGTCGGGACGGCCGTGGCCACGTGCGGCACCGCGTTCGGCGCGGACCACATCAAGGTGGCCCGCCGCCTGATCTCCGATGACGGCACGGGCGGCGAGGTGATCTTCACCTTCGACGGCGACGAGGCCGGGCAGAAGGCCGCGCTCAAGGCGTTCGACGAGGACCACCGGTTCCTCGCCAAGACGTTCGTGGCCGTGGAGCCCAGCGGCATGGACCCGTGCGACCTGCGCATGCAGAAGGGTGACGAGGCGGTGCGCGCGCTCATCGCCTCGCGGCGCCCGCTCTTCGAGTTCGCGATCCGGGCCGGGCTCAAGCACTACGACCTGAACACCGTGGAGGGCCGCGCCGGCGCCCTGCGCCACGCCGCGCCGATCGTGGCGGGGATCAAGGACGCCGTCCTGCGCCCGGGCTACGAGCGGGAGCTGGCCGGCTGGCTCGGTCTGGACCCGAACGCCGTGCACCGGGCCGTGGCCGCGGCCGGGCGCGCACCGCGGCGGGGGCCCGAGCCCGAGGCGCGGCCGACCCTGGCGAGCGACGGGCAGGCGGTCGGGCCCACGGGCCGCCACGGGGAGGCTGCCGCCCCGGCGCCGCGGATCGTGGTGCCGGTGGACCCGCGTGACCCCGTCGCCCGCCGGGAGCGGGAGTCCCTCGAGGTGGTGCTGCAGCACCCCACCCTGCTCTCCGCGGAGCAGTGGACCGCGCTGTACGCCGCCCGCTTCACGGTCCCGCAGTACGCCGCCGTCCACCAGGGTGTGAAGGTGGCCGGGTCGGCGGGGGCGACGCCGCAGCGCTGGGTGGACGCCGTGCGGGATGCCGTGCCCCAGGAGGTGGCCGGCGTCGTGTCCGAGCTGGCGGTCCGCGACCTGCCCGCCCGCACTCCCGAGGATGTGGACCGGTACTGCCGGGACATCATGAACCGCCTGTTCGCCCTGCAGATCGTGCACCGCAAGGAGGAGCTGCTCGGGCGCCTGCAGCGGCTCGGCCCCGAGGGCGACCCCGCCGAGTTCACCCGCCTCAACAGCGAGCTCATGGAACTGGAGGCGCGCCGCCGGGCCCTCCGAGCCGACGACTGACCCCCGCCCGCTTTCGTTCGGGAAACGGCGGCCCCAGGCGCATTTTCGTTCGGGAAACGGCGGTCCGTCGGCCGTGCGGCGTCAGTGCTCGTCGACCGTGAGCACCTCGCCGGACCTGGCGTCGATCTTGACCTCGGGGCCGTCGGAGCCGTCCTCGCGGTCGAACTCGACCGCCCACTGGAGAGTGCCGTTGTCGTCGTCCAGGTCCATCTCGTCCAGGGTCACCCCGTCACGGCCCTCCCGGGCGGTGTCGAGGGCCTGCTGGGCGGTGACCTCGGCCTCCTTCGCCTTCTGGACGTCCTCGGGATCCGAGTCGCGGTCGGTCTCGGTGATGTCGCCGTCGGCGGTGACGTCCAGCTCCTTCACCTCCTCGCCCACCACGACGTCGACCTCCCAGGTCGTGTCATCGTCGTCGGCATCCACCGCGACGATGATGCCGTCGCCGTGCCTCTCCAGCACCGCGTCGATCACCGCGTAGGCGGGCTCGTCGGCCTGGCCGGTGGCCGAGCCGCCGCCAGCCGCGGGGGCCGTCGATGAAGCCGGGGCGGAGGAGGCTGACGACGACGCCGAGCCCGACCCGTCGTCCGTGGTGGGGGTGTTCGCCACGGACGAGGAGGCGTCGACCCCCGGCGAGGCGGAGCCGTCGTCGCCGTTGTCGGAGGTGGTGCCGCAGGCCGCGAGGGCGAGCGAGACCAGCACGCCCGTGCCGGTCAGCGCGGTCTTGCGCGTGAGGGTCGTGATGGTCATGGTCACGTCTCTCCTTCGGGTCCGTTCCTGATGGTTCTGGGAATGTCCTCGCACCGTAGGCCCGCCGGAGCCGTGCCTGGCAAGGGCCCGGTCCCCGGGCGTGGGCAGGACGACGACGGCGCCCCGCGGCCGGGTGGCGCGCAGGCGGGTGGCTCTGGTAAAGTTCCATCCGTTGTCCGAGCGGCTCCGGCGGTTCGCGGCACATTCCCCCGTAGCTCAACGGCAGAGCATTCGACTGTTAATCGAAGGGTTGTTGGTTCGAATCCAACCGGGGGAGCGATCCTGAAGCCCCTGCACCGACCATGTCGGTGTGGGGGCTTCTTCGTGCCTGGAGGATGACCGGGCCGAGCAGTTCCGCCAGCGTGATGTCGAAGACCTCCGCGATGGTGGCCAGCTCCTCCAACGTAAAGGCCACCCGAGCGCGAAGCCGGTGTGAGATGCCGCTCTGTGAGACGCCGAGCGCCGCTGCTAGGTCTGCCTGGCGTTTGCCGGAGCGGGCGAGCCAAGCACGCACCTCTGCGGCGACCATCGAATTGAAATCCGAGCCGCTCTCCTCGTTCGAGTTCGTCATGGGCAAGACCCTATGGCTCAGGCGAACGACGCACAAGGTCAGAGAAAAAAAGTTGCGATGACCGCAAGGCGAGGGCTGGGCAGATATGCGTACAGCGCATACAGTGTGGGCCATGAGCAATCACACCCGTTGCGTCAGGTCGAACCTGGCAGCCGAAATCAGTAGACGAGACCTAACCCAGGCCCGCGCAGCGGCACTGGCCGGTCTCACCCCGGACGGTCTTTCCAAGCGGATGTCCGGGCAGGTCGAATTCCGCCTAGGCGAGCTGCTGGAGCTCGCCCGTGTCCTGGGCGTGCCGTTCGCGACGTTGGTAGCCGGCATCGATGCTGCAGATGAACAGCTGGCCGAGGCATGAACGGCTATTCACTTCAGCTGGCCTACACCCCAGAGGCAGCGCGAGAAGTCACAGACCAGATCAAGACCGGCCTGGAGTCCGTGTACCACCTGATCCGGTCCGCGTATCGGGGGCGGGCTTGGGAAGTTCTGGGGTACCGGAGCTGGGACGAGTACGTGACTCGGGAGTTCGGCAACTTGCATCTTCGGCCACCGCTGGAAAAGCGACAGGACATCGTGCTGTCCCTCCGTGAGGTGGGGATGAGTACTCGGGCGATCGCGTCCGCGACACAGATCAGTGAGGCCACGGTGCGGCGGGAGCTTAAGCACGCAGGTGCGTCAAAAGACGCACCTGGACGTGCACCGGCCTCCGTCGTCGGGGTCGACGGGAAGACCTACGAGGCCACGAGGCCCACTCGCATTGGAAACCTCGAGCCCTCCATGGGGGTCCGAGGTGGTCAAAGTGACGTTGACGCGGTCTTGGACATGCCGGCCGAGGACTTCGGGATCGAGCCGCTGGACTTGGTCCGGCACGACGAGGAACAGAAGGGCCGCGCGCGTCGTGTGCTGACTGCGTTCAACGGATCGGGTGCGGCCGCGGTGCCAGCGCTGATCAAGGCGGCTACCCCGGTGGCTTCGCTGGTGTCGCCCGCGACGGGCAAGGCGCTGGTCGAGGACGAGGACCTTCACGGGGTCGTGTGGGACTCGGTGCGGTGCGTGCGGACTCTGGCGCACGTGATCCGTTCTGTGGGGCATGTCGACGGCGAGTCTCAGGCAGAGATCCGGTCAACGCTTCGGGACGCGGTGGACGACCTGGATGAGGTGCTGAAGAAGATCGAGGAGGGCACGCGATGAGCGCGCAGCAGATGTGGGAGGCCCGAACGTCTGGGCCGAAATGGCCGGAAGCCCCGAGCAGCGGCCAGGCTGTCAGGGCTTCCGAAAACGCTCAATCGGAGACGGTGCACATTCCAAAGAACACGCTGGTCGAGTACTCGAAGGATAGCACCGGTACGCGGCCCACGGGCAGTGGGATTCGGTCGCTTCCGCGCCGGGTCAACCCGAACGATGGCCGGTTCATCCGGGCCGTGGTGGCCGGGACCGCTGTGGCCGGGCTGGTGGCGTTCTCCATTTCGTTCGCGGCGCTGTACGAGGTCGCGGCGTGGCTGGGGCTGCCGCCGTTCATGCATTGGGCAGTGCCGGTCTTCATCGATCTGGCGATCCTGGTCTACGCAGGCTCCGTACTGGTGCACGAGTCCCGAGGGGAGTCCGCGCGGGCGTCGTGGTGGGCGCTGGGGGCGTTCACGGGCCTGTCGATGATCGCCAACGGGGCGCATGCGTGGAGTGCTGAGAACGCGAGCGTGTGGCAGTCCGTGGTGGGTGCGCTCATCGCAGTGATGGTTCCGGTGGCGGTGTTCGTGGCCACGAATCAGCTGGCGCGGGTCGCAGTGGAGAACCCGGACTCGCGGCGGGCCGAGCGCGCATCGCAGGTCTCGGAGGAGGCAGAGCAGCTGAAGGCTCAGGCGGAGCTGGATCGTCGGCGCGCGGAGCTGGAGGCCGAACTCGCGGCGAGCCGCCGGCAGATCGAGGCCCAGCGGCGCGAGGCCGAGCGGGAGGCCGAAGTGGCCGAGGCTCGGCACCGGCAGGAGCTGGAGCGGATGGAGCGTCAGGCCGAACTCGAGACCGAACGCGAGGCCCGTGAGGTTCAGCAGGCCGTGGTCGAGGAATCGCAGGTCGCCCAGGGGGTCGAGGTCGCCCAGGGGGTCGAGGTCGTCGAGACCGTGGCGTCGTCAGAGCCGGTCGCCGCAGAGACGAAGACGGTGGAGAAGGCATCGGGTGCGGACATCACCTCATGGATCGTGGCCCGTGCGCAGGAGGGCCAGGTGCCCTCGGCAGCAGAGGTCGCAGAGAAGTTCGGATGCTCAGAGCGCACCGGGCGTCGCCGCTTGGCTGATGCCCGTGAGACGCACGCTGAGGCATTCGGGGCCGGGGAGGAGCAGGCATGACCATCGACGCGATGAAGTGGGCGTGGAAGGCTGCGGAGACGGGCCACCTCAACACCGGCCAGGCGTTCGTGCTTTTGATACTGGGTGACCACGCGGACGAGGCGTGGTCTTGCTACCCGAGCCAGGAGACGTTGGCCCGGCGGTCGGCCCAGACGGTGCGTTCGGTGGAGCGGCACATCGCCCGCCTGCGAGACCTGGGCCTGGTGGAGACCGAGTCCCGGTACGGGGACGGGCGCGGGCGGATCGGCTTGAGGTACTACCTCCGCGAAGAGGCCCTGAACGACCTTGTCCAAGACCCCAAGACCCGCATGAACACGCGACCCGACAATCTGGCGGGTAAATCTGAGACCCGCATGAACACGCGAACCGACAATCTGGCGGGTAAATCTGAGACCTGCATGAACACGCGACCCGACAATCTGGCGGGTAAATCTGAGACCCGCATGAACACGCGACCCGACAATCTGGCGGGTGATTCGACTCACCCGACAATTTCGGCGGACTCACCCGACAATCGCGACTTTGCCGACTATAAGGATCGCGCGCGGACTAACCCCCAAGAACCCTCATCTGTCCGTCCGTCAGTCCGTCAGTCCGGTGCAGTGCGCGCGGAGACGACGACGGACGACGGACGACGGACCGATCAGGCCATCGACGGTGGGGAAGGCGTGGGGCTGGTCCATCGGGGTGTGGTCCTGGCGGACCTGGTTCAGCGGGTGCCGGCGGCTGCGGACCTCGGGGACGGGCAGCTGCGGTCCATCGTGGACGTGGTCTTGGCGCGGGCCTCGGGGCCGGTGCGCAAGCCCACGGCGTTCGTGGCGCGGTCCTTGGCCTCGGAGTTCGAGGAGTTGGTCGCGGTGACCCGGCCCCGGCCGGTCGCCGTGGCTCAGGCTCCGGCTGCGTCGGGGCAGGTGCGTGAGCTGCGGACCGGTGAGCCGTGCCAGGACCCGGACGTGCACGTCTCGGCGTACGGGCAGGCCGTGCTTGCGGATTGCCCGCACTGCCGGCTGGAGCGTCGGGCGATGCCACGGGCGTTGGTGGAGGCGGTGGAGTGATGGCCGGGCAGGCGGACCGGGTGGCTCCGGCGGGGATGGTGCTGGTGACCGGTGACGAGCTGGCGGAAGCGGTGGCCTCGGTGCGAGGCACGGTGGTGGCCGTGCTCGGACCCTCGGGCAACGGCGACGTCGTGGAGGACGTGCTCCAGAGCACGTGGGAGTCCGCGTGGCACTCCCGGGAGCGGTTCGATCCGGACCGGGGTTCCCTGCGGACCTGGGTCGGCACCATCGCCCGGAACCGGGCGGTGGATCATCTGCGGGCGGTCGGCCGGTCGCGGGCGGGCCAGGAGGCGCTGGAGGCTTCCGCGGTGGCGCGGGAGAAGACTGCGGTGTCGATGGTCATGGAGGACCCGGCCGAGGCTGTGGTTGAAGCGCTGGCTGCACACCGGGAAGTCGCGGAGGTGATGCGGGTGGTCGAGTCGGTGATGGAGTCCTCGGAGATGACGGCCCGTGCCCTGGCCGTGGTGCTGGCGTTCGGGGATGACGTCGTGGCGGCATCGGAGGCGATGGGCGTCTCGGTGACCGCACTGCGTCAGGCGCGGCGTGAGCTGGTGCGCTGTGCCCGGGTGGTCCGGGCGGCGCAGGAGGTGGCCCGTTCGGGGCAGGCGGTGACGATGCGCGTGCTGATCAGCTGCCTTCCCGACGACGGGGACGCGGGGGACTGGGCGCGGCAGGTCGCGTTGGCCTGCGCGCAGGCTGGGGGCCGGATGGAAGCGGTCACGGTCGAGGACGTCATGCAGGCCACCGGGTTCAGCCACTCCACGAGTCGGCAGTACCTGGCCGAGACGCGGCACCTGCTGCGGGTGGCGACAACGGTGATCCGAAACGAGAGGGCAGAGAAGTGAGCGAACAGACGGAGTTCGAGCAGAGCCAAGACGTGCCGGAGGGCCAGGAGCCGCGCGTGGTCTACGTAGAGCGGGACCGGGGGCTGTTCTCGTCCGTGCGGCGGCTGCGCCAGAGCACGGGTGAGGCCGGGCGGCGGTGGGTGGCGGAGTCCGTGGACGCGCCACTGCCGACGTCGTGGCAGGAGCGTGTACCGGCCGGGTGGGACTCGGCCCGGGGTCGGTGGGCGATTGCGGCCGTGGCGCTGGTGGTACTCGTGCTGTGGGTGCTGGCGGTGGTGCAGGCGATGGCGGGCTGACAGACCTTCGCGGTGGCGACCGCGAACCCAGGACGAGACACGGCAACGAAGCAAGACGGGTCAGACGAGCGACGAGGAGTCGGACATGTTGAACGGAATCAACCCGGACGGGCTGTCGGGGTGGTCACAGATCAGTGGATGGGTGGTCGGGACGGCGCTGGTCGTGCTGGTCCTGGCGGTGGGTGCTGGCGTGGTGCTGGCGATGTGGGGCAGGGCCTGGTTTTCGCCTGGCGGGATGCGGAAGGGGTGGACGATGGTCGGGTTGGCGGCGGTGGGGGCGACGGTGCTGGGCGCTGGCACGGCCGGCGCGAGCTGGGGGGCTGGGCTGGGCACGAGCGAGCTGATGCCCGCCGGGGCCAGGCCACAGTCGGTCGCGATCGAGAAGAACGCCCCGAAGCAGACCTGCAACCGGCAGGCGGTGCGGGACTTTGACAAGGAGGAGCCGTCGCCGGATCGGGCAGAGCGTGAGCGTGTGATCAGTGCGTTGCTCGGTGGACAGCCCGCGTTGGACGGGTACGAGTGGGGCAAGGAGCCTACGGGCACGGAATCCTCGTACACGGTCGTCACATCGGTGAAGTGGTATGCCACGGGCGAGGTGAACGGGTCGGGTGAGCCGGACTGCTCGGCGCAGAACGAGGCCACGGCCGAGTGCTCGCCGGTCGAGGTGCACGTGGCGCGTCAGTCGCTGACCAACGGTGCTCAGACCGGGCGGACCCTGACGCTGACGCGGGGTCAGAACTGCTCTTGATCTGATCTGAGGGTTGCCCCCACCTGCTGCGGATGCAGCGGGTGGGGGCTTTCTCGTGTGCGGGGCAGGTGACATGCGTGGCGGTGCGGCGCGTCGTACATCTGGCAGCGGGCAGGAGGTGCCCGCGCGGGCCGGAAGACATCCGGGCCGTCGTCACATCACATCCCTACGGGAGGACCTCTGATGAGCAATCTGATTCACGCGGCCACCACGGTGGCTGCCGGTGTCCCGGACATCGCACCGAGCTTCGATGGGCCCTGGATGCCCACCATCCAGAACATCACGGGCCTGGCGTTGGGCACCTTCCTGGTCATCCTGATCGTCGCCGTCGGCATCGGCGTGCTGGTCTGGATTTTCGGCAAGCTCTCCTCGA is from Micrococcus luteus NCTC 2665 and encodes:
- a CDS encoding DUF2637 domain-containing protein, with the translated sequence MSAQQMWEARTSGPKWPEAPSSGQAVRASENAQSETVHIPKNTLVEYSKDSTGTRPTGSGIRSLPRRVNPNDGRFIRAVVAGTAVAGLVAFSISFAALYEVAAWLGLPPFMHWAVPVFIDLAILVYAGSVLVHESRGESARASWWALGAFTGLSMIANGAHAWSAENASVWQSVVGALIAVMVPVAVFVATNQLARVAVENPDSRRAERASQVSEEAEQLKAQAELDRRRAELEAELAASRRQIEAQRREAEREAEVAEARHRQELERMERQAELETEREAREVQQAVVEESQVAQGVEVAQGVEVVETVASSEPVAAETKTVEKASGADITSWIVARAQEGQVPSAAEVAEKFGCSERTGRRRLADARETHAEAFGAGEEQA
- a CDS encoding helix-turn-helix domain-containing protein yields the protein MTIDAMKWAWKAAETGHLNTGQAFVLLILGDHADEAWSCYPSQETLARRSAQTVRSVERHIARLRDLGLVETESRYGDGRGRIGLRYYLREEALNDLVQDPKTRMNTRPDNLAGKSETRMNTRTDNLAGKSETCMNTRPDNLAGKSETRMNTRPDNLAGDSTHPTISADSPDNRDFADYKDRARTNPQEPSSVRPSVRQSGAVRAETTTDDGRRTDQAIDGGEGVGLVHRGVVLADLVQRVPAAADLGDGQLRSIVDVVLARASGPVRKPTAFVARSLASEFEELVAVTRPRPVAVAQAPAASGQVRELRTGEPCQDPDVHVSAYGQAVLADCPHCRLERRAMPRALVEAVE
- a CDS encoding RNA polymerase sigma factor, with protein sequence MAGQADRVAPAGMVLVTGDELAEAVASVRGTVVAVLGPSGNGDVVEDVLQSTWESAWHSRERFDPDRGSLRTWVGTIARNRAVDHLRAVGRSRAGQEALEASAVAREKTAVSMVMEDPAEAVVEALAAHREVAEVMRVVESVMESSEMTARALAVVLAFGDDVVAASEAMGVSVTALRQARRELVRCARVVRAAQEVARSGQAVTMRVLISCLPDDGDAGDWARQVALACAQAGGRMEAVTVEDVMQATGFSHSTSRQYLAETRHLLRVATTVIRNERAEK